The following are encoded in a window of Dictyostelium discoideum AX4 chromosome 6 chromosome, whole genome shotgun sequence genomic DNA:
- the sqle gene encoding squalene epoxidase, producing MEDIQFENEVDNKVFDIIVVGAGVAGSAFAYSLGKAGKRVLCIERDLSEPDRIVGELMQPGGVRALRELGMEDCLDGIDSSLVFGYGIFKHGKGTKLSYPKDSNGAIINGFSFHHGRFIQKLRLRASSCENVFMVEGTVNSLIEEDGIIKGVTYIESKKKDNSNENKENSDDSNNNTATTNNNNNNNKDLIKEVRAPLTVVCDGCFSNLRKSLVPENQPLLTSTFVGLVIKGVQLPFQCHGHVFLVDPAPILMYRIGSDEIRVLVDIPFKCPPNSELKEYLETVTAPQLPESLRESFLYALRNSPLKKMPNSRLPPNPTPKPGVLMIGDSWNMRHPLTGSGMTVCLSDCVILSKLITQSNPSINFTDRVSMERLIQKFTIQRKPLASTLNVLAGALYKVFSASNEHLRKACLGYLSLGGEFSAGPVALLSGLKPKPHILAMHFFAVAFYGVLKNILPFPTPARIRRCYQILCAASDIVVPLLRSEGVLKYIQNICIILRLTK from the exons atggaagatattcaatttgaaaatgaagtAGACAATAAAGTATTtgatattattgttgttggtgcAGGTGTTGCAGGTAGTGCATTTGCATATTCATTAGGTAAAGCTGGTAAAAGAGTATTATGTATTGAACGTGATCTCTCTGAACCTGATAGAATCGTTGGTGAATTAATGCAACCTGGTGGTGTTAGAGCATTACGTGAATTAGGAATGGAag ATTGTTTAGATGGAATTGATTCATCATTAGTATTTGGTTATGGTATATTTAAACATGGTAAAGGTACAAAATTATCATATCCAAAAGATTCAAATGGTGCAATTATAAATGGTTTCAGTTTTCATCATGGTCgttttattcaaaaattaagATTAAGAGCATCTTCATGTGAAAA tgTTTTTATGGTTGAAGGTACagttaattcattaattgaagAAGATGGTATTATAAAAGGTGTAACATATATAGAAAGTAAAAAGAaagataatagtaatgaaaataaagaaaatagtgatgatagtaataataatacagcaacaacaaataataataataataataataaagatttaattaaagaagtTAGAGCACCATTAACAGTAGTTTGTGATGGTTGTTTCTCAAATTTAAGAAAATCATTAGTACCAGAAAATCAACCACTTTTAACCTCAACATTTGTAGGTTTAGTTATTAAAGGTGTACAATTACCATTTCAATGTCATGGTCATGTATTTTTAGTAGATCCAGCTCCAATTTTAATGTATAga attgGTTCAGATGAAATTCGTGTTTTAGTTGATATACCATTTAAATGTCCACCAAAttcagaattaaaagaatatttagAGACAGTTACAGCACCACAATTACCAGAGTCATTAAGagaatcatttttatatgCATTAAGAAATTCTCCATTGAAAAAGATGCCAAATTCACGTTTACCACCAAATCCAACACCAAAACCAGGTGTTTTAATGATTGGTGATTCTTGGAATATGAGACATCCATTAACTGGTTCAGGTATGACCGTTTGTTTATCCGATTGTGTTATTCTATCGAAATTAATCACTCAAAGTAATCCATCGATTAATTTCACCGATAGAGTTTCAATGGAAagattaattcaaaaattcaCAATTCAAAGAAAACCATTAGCATCGACTTTGAATGTTTTAGCTGGTGCACTCTATAAAGTTTTCTCTGCATCCAATGAACATCTTAGAAAGGCGTGTTTAGGTTATCTTAGTTTGGGTGGTGAATTCTCTGCTGGCCCAGTGGCTTTGTTATCTGGTTTGAAACCAAAACCACATATCTTGGCAATGCATTTCTTTGCTGTCGCTTTTTATGGTGttcttaaaaatatcttaccTTTCCCAACTCCTGCTCGTATTCGTCGTTGTTATCAAATCTTATGTGCTGCTTCCGATATTGTTGTACCATTGCTCCGTTCTGAAggtgttttaaaatatattcaaaatatttgtattattttaagattaacaaaataa